One stretch of Sander vitreus isolate 19-12246 chromosome 16, sanVit1, whole genome shotgun sequence DNA includes these proteins:
- the stard7 gene encoding stAR-related lipid transfer protein 7, mitochondrial isoform X2, whose amino-acid sequence MFHSVPRRPICEIGVNTMRLQSSGSFKRTVEEGKGKLERVPLLGRSMGLLLSWLQRAGVGASEAAGSGRKRKGLLSIFADHCSFVTGQRLRRACQIGELYSNLYSERTRWTLVGNIWRRFQSKHAPNGKLVAALAGIFMWENEKIHDEEIHRCGLELQALGAVKCLNTASGTVTGHLEHGWEVVMEKEGFRVWKRPIPNSHLYEYRVLGSYTDVTPRQFFNVQLDTEYRKKWDALVIKLEVVDRDVGTGSEVVHWATHFPYPLYSRDYVYVRRYDVDVENNLMVLVSRAVEHPRVPETNQFVRVHSYQSKMVIRPHKSFDENGFDYLLTYSDDPQTVFPRYCVNWMVSSGMPDFLEKLHAAALRAKNLEVGIFDYTAIIKSSNTNRQPSQERLSEEKPHTGGPGQIYA is encoded by the exons ATGTTTCACTCTGTGCCCCGTCGTCCGATCTGCGAGATCGGTGTAAATACAATGAGGCTTCAAAGCAGCGGGTCATTCAAGCGGACTGTCGAGGAGGGCAAAGGAAAGCTTGAGAGGGTCCCGTTACTGGGCAGGAGCATGGGCCTGCTGTTGTCCTGGCTTCAGAGGGCAGGTGTCGGTGCCAGTGAGGCCGCAGGATCTGGCCGAAAGAGGAAGGGCTTGCTCTCCATATTTGCGGACCACTGCAGCTTTGTGACCGGACAGAGGCTCCGTCGTGCTTGCCAGATCGGCGAGCTTTACTCCAACCTGTACTCCGAGCGGACCAGGTGGACCCTGGTCGGTAACATATGGCGTAGATTTCAGAGCAAGCACGCACCCAATGGGAAACTTGTAGCGGCCCTGGCTGGTATCTTCATGTGGGAGAATGAGAAGATTCACGATGAGGAAATTCACAG GTGTGGACTTGAACTACAGGCACTGGGTGCTGTAAAATGTCTAAACACAGCTTCAGGGACAGTGACTGGGCACCTTGAACATGGCTGGGAAGTTGTAATGGAGAAAGAAGGCTTCAGAGTGTGGAAGCGACCTATACCCAACAGTCACCTCTATGAATACAGAG TGTTGGGCTCCTACACCGATGTCACTCCAAGGCAGTTCTTCAATGTACAG TTGGATACAGAGTACAGAAAGAAGTGGGATGCGCTGGTAATCAAGCTTGAGGTGGTGGACAGAGATGTCGGTACAGGCTCTGAAGTTGTGCATTGGGCTACACACTTTCCT tATCCCTTGTACTCAAGGGACTATGTATATGTGCGCCGCTATGATGTTGACGTAGAAAACAACCTGATGGTCCTGGTATCCAG AGCTGTGGAGCATCCCAGAGTCCCGGAGACTAATCAATTTGTGAGAGTCCATTCATACCAGTCAAAAATGGTCATCCGCCCTCACAAGTCCTTTGATGAG AATGGCTTCGATTACCTGCTGACCTATAGCGACGACCCTCAGACTGTCTTTCCCCGTTACTGTGTGAACTGGATGGTGTCGAGTG GTATGCCTGATTTTCTGGAGAAGCTGCATGCTGCTGCCTTGAGGGCCAAGAACTTGGAAGTGGGGATCTTTGACTACACAGCTATCATTAAATCCAGCAACACCAAC
- the stard7 gene encoding stAR-related lipid transfer protein 7, mitochondrial isoform X1: MFHSVPRRPICEIGVNTMRLQSSGSFKRTVEEGKGKLERVPLLGRSMGLLLSWLQRAGVGASEAAGSGRKRKGLLSIFADHCSFVTGQRLRRACQIGELYSNLYSERTRWTLVGNIWRRFQSKHAPNGKLVAALAGIFMWENEKIHDEEIHRCGLELQALGAVKCLNTASGTVTGHLEHGWEVVMEKEGFRVWKRPIPNSHLYEYRVLGSYTDVTPRQFFNVQLDTEYRKKWDALVIKLEVVDRDVGTGSEVVHWATHFPYPLYSRDYVYVRRYDVDVENNLMVLVSRAVEHPRVPETNQFVRVHSYQSKMVIRPHKSFDENGFDYLLTYSDDPQTVFPRYCVNWMVSSVWVFYPDKDALPLHLAGMPDFLEKLHAAALRAKNLEVGIFDYTAIIKSSNTNRQPSQERLSEEKPHTGGPGQIYA; encoded by the exons ATGTTTCACTCTGTGCCCCGTCGTCCGATCTGCGAGATCGGTGTAAATACAATGAGGCTTCAAAGCAGCGGGTCATTCAAGCGGACTGTCGAGGAGGGCAAAGGAAAGCTTGAGAGGGTCCCGTTACTGGGCAGGAGCATGGGCCTGCTGTTGTCCTGGCTTCAGAGGGCAGGTGTCGGTGCCAGTGAGGCCGCAGGATCTGGCCGAAAGAGGAAGGGCTTGCTCTCCATATTTGCGGACCACTGCAGCTTTGTGACCGGACAGAGGCTCCGTCGTGCTTGCCAGATCGGCGAGCTTTACTCCAACCTGTACTCCGAGCGGACCAGGTGGACCCTGGTCGGTAACATATGGCGTAGATTTCAGAGCAAGCACGCACCCAATGGGAAACTTGTAGCGGCCCTGGCTGGTATCTTCATGTGGGAGAATGAGAAGATTCACGATGAGGAAATTCACAG GTGTGGACTTGAACTACAGGCACTGGGTGCTGTAAAATGTCTAAACACAGCTTCAGGGACAGTGACTGGGCACCTTGAACATGGCTGGGAAGTTGTAATGGAGAAAGAAGGCTTCAGAGTGTGGAAGCGACCTATACCCAACAGTCACCTCTATGAATACAGAG TGTTGGGCTCCTACACCGATGTCACTCCAAGGCAGTTCTTCAATGTACAG TTGGATACAGAGTACAGAAAGAAGTGGGATGCGCTGGTAATCAAGCTTGAGGTGGTGGACAGAGATGTCGGTACAGGCTCTGAAGTTGTGCATTGGGCTACACACTTTCCT tATCCCTTGTACTCAAGGGACTATGTATATGTGCGCCGCTATGATGTTGACGTAGAAAACAACCTGATGGTCCTGGTATCCAG AGCTGTGGAGCATCCCAGAGTCCCGGAGACTAATCAATTTGTGAGAGTCCATTCATACCAGTCAAAAATGGTCATCCGCCCTCACAAGTCCTTTGATGAG AATGGCTTCGATTACCTGCTGACCTATAGCGACGACCCTCAGACTGTCTTTCCCCGTTACTGTGTGAACTGGATGGTGTCGAGTG TTTGGGTATTCTACCCTGATAAGGATGCTCTCCCTTTGCACCTGGCAGGTATGCCTGATTTTCTGGAGAAGCTGCATGCTGCTGCCTTGAGGGCCAAGAACTTGGAAGTGGGGATCTTTGACTACACAGCTATCATTAAATCCAGCAACACCAAC